AAAGATGACACTTTTTATGAGTGTCGTTATTAACATTATTCAAAGATGACGCTTCTTTAAGCATCATTAAAAGCATTTATCAAGGATGACGCTTCTTAGAAGCGTCATTGTTGGCTAACACATATAATGACAGAGCCGTAGACGACGCTTTAGAGAAGCGTCATCTTTTGCCTTTCTTGAAGCATTAAAAGCGtcattatttctcatttttcttgtagtgcCAACTTAACAAAGCAATATGATTATAAGCAAAAATTGTCACCTTTGATGCACGTCTTACAAGTTCAGCAACATGGTCCATCTTACCAATATccttaaagatcaaattaagaCAATGAGTTGCACAAGGTGACCAATTAATGTGTTTATACTTTTGAGAAATCAATCTCCCCGCGACCACATAATTTGCTGCATTATTAGTGACTATATGAACTACATTGAGTGGACCAACCCATTCAATCacctcatcaaataacttaaacAAATTAGTTGCATCCTTGACAATGTCCAAAGCATCAACGAATTTCACAAACGATATTCTTTCAGGACGATACACAAGGAAGTTGAtgagtgttctttgtctattatCTGTCCAACCATCACCCATTATTGTACACCCAACTTTTGCCCAAATTGCACGATAAGAGTCCACAAGTAACTGAACTTCCTTCTTGGCATCCTTTAAAAGATTAACCTGTAGTTGATGGTAATTTGGATCCTTATATCCAGGACCAATTGTAGATATAACATCCAACATTGGCTTGAAGTAGAAGGAATTCACTGCATTAATAGGAATGCATGCATCATAAAAGAATCTCCCAACTGACATATCCGCTCTCCAAATAGCTTCTTTCCCAACTAGTACACTCCTCATAGAAGGTTGAGCTCCTTGAGTATCTCTTGGTGCAAAATACTTATCCACtgttgattttttcctttttccactaTTAGCTGCCATAGGACTTTGCATTTTTTGAACCTCTTCTTCACCTTCTGTCATATCCCCTTCAAATTGTGACACATTAGGACCATAAGGATTTCTACATTCATATGCTTCTTGGATTGCTTTCTTAGAATTCACAAACTCTTGCAAAGAATTTTCCATTCGAAATCTTACATCAGGAGGAACTGATTTACATGGACCGATATCTCCTTTCACTCCAGCAAGATGTTGTTTCATTCTATGAATACCCCCACCTTTTGTAATCTTTttacaatacaaacaaataagagcTTTCTTTCCATTTGCATATCTTTCTTTAGAAACATGCTCCCATACAGAATCAGTCTTACTTCTAGTTGATTGAGAATTGGTAGTTGAATCTTGACCAGAGGATGGAGTCAagtttaattccattttttatttctctatcaaattagaaacaaaaatctcaCATTAATGTAAAGAATggaagtcatcaacaatttaatgatttataatcaagtcatcaacaatttataaCAATCATATATCAATGGGTAAATTTATCTAAAGGAATAATGGTCATTATAACAAGCATGTTTTGATccaattataaatttatctaaattCTAAAGTAATTTTGTAGAGATATATTGATGGGCAAACTCCACAAATATCTAAACAAACATGTTTGGAGAATTTTTCCACAAATATCTTGTAAATTCTgcttctttttcaatgcatgCTTTCACATTTTCTCTATGGCATGCGTCAACATACATGTGGTCCAAAAGAGATCAATCTTCATAATCACTCGTATATAATTAATGTATGATATCATTAAACCATTATTTTACCACTTCTTCATCAAAGGTAaggtcatttttaaaataagaattattgAAACATCCTATGCATTCCATCATATTATAAACTAAATCAATATTGCTTTAAGTTACTGAAGAATTCCTCATGAATAGGCAATTAATTAAACCAAAAGGCATGATGGCTTCCTTCCACATTTACCTCATTGTAtatttgctttaaaaaataaataaataaataaataaatttagaggaGACACACAATCCAGCTACTTATCTTAGCAATTAGCATCATCAccttgaattattattattaataatctATTAATCTTAATGAACTTGTACAGCATAGCAAAGAAAACAACTACTCATTGGGCAAACTCCAACGCCGAGGCGGGCTACCAGCTGGGAGAGGGGGGGAGCTTTCCAACGCAGGCGATACCTGTGTGGGTGTCGTGGGTCGCCAACGGGACCTGTGTGAGTGTCGCAGGCCGTCGGCGGGATCTCTCTTGGTGTCGCGGCAGGGATGCGTCGACGACGGGCGGAGGAGAGGGGGAAAGCTACTAGTGTGCCTGTCGTGGGCCGCCGATGGGACCTGTGTGGGTGTCGCAGGCCTTCAGCAGGATCTCTCTTGGTATCACGGCAGGGATGCGTCGACGGCTGGCGGAGGAGAGGGGGGAAGATACCAGTGTGCGTGTTGTGGGCCGCCGGCCGGACCTATGTGGATGTCGCAGGCCGTCGGCGGGATCTATCTTGGACCCTTGGTGTCGCGATTGGGACGCGTCGGCGGCGAGCAGAGGAGGAAGGGTTGGAGTTTGGAGGTTGCAGCGGCGCAACTTAgagattttcattttcttaaataggACTCTAAAACGACGTTGTTTTGatgttgtttttttaaaaaaaaaattaaaaccaattGAACCGGCCGGTTCACCGGTTGGACCACCGGTTCAAGTAGTCCGACCCCCGTTCGATCCTCATCCAGTCCAAATgaccggaccggccggtccggtccagtttttaaaacattggttttCTTTAAATAAGGTGAGTCATCACCCTCAAAAGAGTATATAACACTTCATTGGATTCCACACCTGTAAGTTGTGGTTGACGGCTTccactgatgatgatgatgtcatAAACCGGAACGGTAAAGGCCATGGCTCGTATCCACGGGAGAATATGGACAAGCTAGGGAGACCAAAATTAAAAGTGCTAGCATGAGAATGGGATAGCTATACCAAAAGAGTGTCTTAGGGAAAATGAGGGAGGCCCTCAATGAGAGGGTGATGGGGAGAGAAAAGTCTACTAACCGGAGGTGGAGAACTTCAATAATGATGGAGGTGAAGGAAAAGAGAGTAAGGATAAGAAGAAACAAGCACAAGTTTATCCAAGTGAGGTGATCCATAGTATGGAATGGATCCTAAGCGTCATCCCTAGGCAAGGCTACTAGGGACTTGAGGCTGTTTAATTATTAGGAATGGAACACACAACCTTAGATCAAAGTCGTACATATTCAACTGATGAGAATTAAGAAGAAAGGCATGCAGGTGACGGGCATATAAAgtgaatatttaataaattatgtaAGGCCAGGTCTTAGCTGTTGAATGTCTTTTGGTCGGTCAACGCGCCATTTCCACAATCCAAATTCATCATCCGAAATTGTCCCATAATAGATGCTCTCGTTACTATTCCATAATTGTCCCTAGTTTGGAATGGGGACTAGTCTTTGTTTTGATATTGGCAATGGCCAAAATTGTCCAAGCATGTGGATGATTGCAAAATTATGCCAAAGGTTTCTTGctttcttagaaaaatttctGAGCTGATGTGCTAATGTCTTAATGATGCTCAAAAATCGTTGAATGtcctaattttttaattgatacTTGCAATCACAAAAACGCAAATCAAGTACATGTGTATTAACCCTTGTTTGAAAAGTCGGTTTTTATCACCAAAATATCGACAAGAAAAATTGGTTATCAGTCACCAATAATTAGTCAGGTAAAAATCCATATGTGGATATATCAATGAAATTTCATAAATATCGTCCATATATCAATGAAATTTCAGAAATATCGTCCATATATCAACGAAATTTCTGCTAGGGAGCAAAATTTCGACGAAAAATCAGGCGTGGGCGTAGCATGCAAGTGGGCAAAGGGGCGATCTCAAAAAATCTCTGAAAAATGGCTGTAAAAAAATCGGCAACCTGCTATAAATCgaagattttttgaaaaaatcgtctatttttttaaagccattttttattttttaattatttatttttaatttatcttttattttaaatttatattatccttttattttatatcatccttatatttttaactatttttcatatttatctcattaatcctactttaaaaaattactataacttcactcttaattttttttttatccttttaattttatttaattttaaatattttatt
This DNA window, taken from Vitis vinifera cultivar Pinot Noir 40024 chromosome 2, ASM3070453v1, encodes the following:
- the LOC109124265 gene encoding uncharacterized protein LOC109124265, which translates into the protein MELNLTPSSGQDSTTNSQSTRSKTDSVWEHVSKERYANGKKALICLYCKKITKGGGIHRMKQHLAGVKGDIGPCKSVPPDVRFRMENSLQEFVNSKKAIQEAYECRNPYGPNVSQFEGDMTEGEEEVQKMQSPMAANSGKRKKSTVDKYFAPRDTQGAQPSMRSVLVGKEAIWRADMSVGRFFYDACIPINAVNSFYFKPMLDVISTIGPGYKDPNYHQLQVNLLKDAKKEVQLLVDSYRAIWAKVGCTIMGDGWTDNRQRTLINFLVYRPERISFVKFVDALDIVKDATNLFKLFDEVIEWVGPLNVVHIVTNNAANYVVAGRLISQKYKHINWSPCATHCLNLIFKDIGKMDHVAELVRRASKVTIFAYNHIALLSWHYKKNEK